The Vulcanimicrobium alpinum sequence GTCTTGCGGCCTTCTTCCCCGCCCTTTTTGGCCATCTCTTCGAGCTGCGGGATGACGACCGTCATCAGCTGCATGATGATCGACGCGTTGATGTAGGGCGTGATTCCCATCGCGATGATCGAGAGCTTCTGCAGTGCGCCGCCCGAGAGAAAGCCGAGGAACTGGTAGAACGCGCCCGACTGGATGAGCTGATTCCACGCCTGCTGGTTCACGTTGGGGAGCTGGACGTGGATCATGAACACGAAGACGGCGAACGCGAAGAACACGAACCCGACCCGCTTGCGGATGTCGGGAACGGTCAGCGCGTTGCGAAGGGTGGTCAGCACGAGGCTGCGGTTACTCCGAGGCGGCGGCGTCGCCGAGGTCGGCGCCGACCGCGGCGAGCGCTTCGCGCGCCGACGCCGAGAACAGGATGTCGCGGAACTTCAGGCCGGCCGGCAGCGAGCCGGCGTCCTTCTTCTTGGCGGTGCCGCCGAGGATCTTGACGCCGTCCTTGAGATCGCGCACCTTGCCGTGCGCTTTGAGCGACTGGGGGCTGACTTCGACCGAGGTGTCCCAGCCGGCGAGATCGCCGACGTTGAGCACCGCGAACTCGGTGCGGAAATGCCCGATGTCGCGCGACTTCTGCGAGACGCCTTTGCGCTGCGGCAGGCGCCGCGCCCACGGTGTCTGGCCGCCTTCGAACGCGGGGCCTTTGCCGCCGCCCGAGCGGACGGTCTGACCCTTGCCGCCTTCGCCGCCGGTCTTCACCATGCCCGAACCATGCCCGCGGCCGACGCGCGTGCGCTTCGGACGGGAGTGCGGATTCGGTTTGAGGGTCGCCAGCGAAAGGCTCGCCCCGTCACCCTGAGCCTGTCGAAGGGTCGTCTTCTTTTCAGCCATGGTTACACGTACAGCTCGTGGACGGTCTTGCCGCGCAGTTGCGCGACCTTCTCGGCCGTCTTGAGCGACTTGAGGGCTTCGAACGTCGCGAGCACGACGTTGATCGGGTTGTTCGTCCCGAGCGACTTGGTCACGATGTCGTGGATGCCGGCGAGTTCCAGCACCGCACGCATCGCGCCGCCCGCGATGACGCCCGTCCCGGGCGACGCCGGCTTGAGCATCACGTGGCCCGATCCGACGCTGACGTTGACGAGATGCGGGATCGTCTTCTCGACCATCGGAACGGTGATCAGCGCCTTGCGCGCCTGTTCCACGCCCTTGCGGATCGCTTCGGGGACTTCACCGGCTTTGCCGATCGCAAAGCCGACGCGGCCCTTCTTATCGCCGACGACGACGAGCGCGGAGAAGCTGAACCGCTTCCCGCCCTTGACCACCTTGGCGACGCGGTTGATCCGCACGACGGTCTCTTCGAAACCCTGGTTGTCGCGATCGCGACCGCCACCTCTGTTGTACATTCTAACGGCGCTCCGTCCCGGACTCCGCGCCCCCCACTGCGTGGGGCCCCCGGTCCGAGCTCGCAATAGTCACTACAGTGTGCGCACCATGCTGCTGCGCTCGCTCCATCGCCATTTCCTTAAAACTCCAAACCGGCTTCACGCGCGGCTTGAGCCAACGCGGCGACGCGACCGTGATATTTGAGACCCGAGGTGTCGAACACGACGGCATCGATCCCCGCGGCCTTCGCGCGCTGGGCGATCGCCGCGCCGACCTTCTGGGCCGCCGCGATGTTGGTCCGCGACCCCAGGCCCTCGGAGACCGAGCCTTCGCGCGTCGACGCGGCGACGAGCGTGTGGCCCTTCGTGTCGTCGACGACGAAGGCGTAGGTGTGGTGGAGGCTGCGGAAGATCTGCAGGCGCGGGCGCGACGGCGTCCCCGCGACCTTCTTGCGAAGGCGCGTGTGACGCTTGAGCCGCTGCCCGGTGCGTGACGTCGTCGACATTACTTCTTGCCTGCCTTACCGGCCTTGCCCAGTTTCTTGCGGACCTTTTCGCCCTCGTAGCGCACGCCTTTGCCCTTGTACGGCTCGGGCGGACGCAGGTTGCGGATCTCCGCCGCGACCTGGCCGACGCGCTGCTTGTCGATCCCGTCGACGTGCACTCTGTTGGTGCCCTCGACGCTGAACGCGATCCCTTCGGGCGCCGCGTACGTCACCGGGTGCGAGTAGCCCAGCGAGAAGTTCAGGTCGTTTCCGGCCTTGTTTACGCGGTAACCGACGCCCTGAAGCTCGAGCGACTTGCGGAAGCCCTTGGTGACGCCTTCGATCATGTTCGCGACGAGCGTGCGCGTGAGACCGTGCGCCGAACGCCCGGGCTTGTCGTCGCTCTTGCGCGCGACGGTCACGACCCCGCCGTCGATCGTCACTTCGACGACCGGAAGGATGCGCTGCTTGAGCTCGCCCTTCGGGCCTTTGACGTGCACGACCGAGTCGTCGAGTTTGACGTCGACGCCCGACGGAACGGTGACCGGCAGCTTACCAATACGAGACATGATCGATTACCACACGTACGCGAGGACTTCACCGCCGAAGCCTTCGCGCTTGGCGCGCTTGCCCGACATGATGCCCTTCGAGGTCGACATGATGACCAGACCCAGCCCGCCCAGCACGCGCGGGATCTCCGTCTTCGAGGTGTAGACGCGCAGCCCGGGCCGGCTGATCCGGCGAAGGCCGGTGATGACCTTCTCCTTTTCGGGGCCGTACTTGAGGGTGATGCGCAGCGTCCCTTGCGGACCGTCCTTGAGCTCTTCCACGCCGGTGATGAAGCCTTCGTCGAGCAGGATCTGCGCGACGGCCTTCTTCATCCGCGAGGCCGGGATGTCGACGGTCTGATGGTTCGCGGTGTTCGCGTTGCGGATGCGCGTCAGCAAATCCGCGATCGGATCCGTTACGACGCCCATTACCAGCTCGCTTTCGTGATGCCGGGGATGAAGCCGCGATGCGCGTTCTCACGCAGGCAGATCCGGCACATGCCGAACTTCCGGTAGTACGCGCGCGGACGGCCGCAGACTTTGCAGCGGTTGTGTCCGCGCGTGCTGAACTTCGGCGTCCGCTTGGACCGTTCGATGCTCGAGGTTTTGGCCATTATCGCGATGCTCCGGCAGTCGCCGCGGGTTTGGTGAGCGGCAGCCCCATCTGGGTGAGAAACTCGGTCGCCTCTTCGTCGTTCTTGGCGCTCGTCACGATGACGATGTCCATCCCGCGCGCTTTGTCGACCTTGTCGAAATCGATCTCCGGAAACACCAGCTGTTCGCGCAGACCGAGATTGTAGTTGCCGCGGCCGTCGAACGACTTGCGGTTGAGCCCGCGGAAGTCGCGGATGCGCGGCAGCACGACGTTGAACAGCTTGTCGAGGAAGACGTACATCCGCTCGCCGCGCAGCGTCACCTTGGCGCCGATGTTCATCCCTTCGCGGAGCTTGAACGCCGCGATCGACTTCTTCGCCTTGGTGATCACCGGCTTCTGACCGCTGATCGTCGTCAGCTCGCGAACGGCCGCCTCGAGTGCCTTCGAGTTCTGGATCGCGTCGCCGACCGACATATTGATGACGACCTTCTCGAGCTTGGGCACCTGCATCGGGTTCTTGTAGTTGAACCGCTCCTGCATTTTGCCGCGCACTTCGGTCTGGTACTTTTCTTTCAAACGTGCAGCCATGTCTATGCCTTGCTCGGAACCAGGAGCTGCTCGCCGGACTTCACGCTGACGCGCACCGTCGTGCCGTCGGATTGACGGACGCGGCGCACGCGCGTCGGACGATCGGTCTTCGGATCGATCACCATCAGCGCGGAGAGCGGGATCGGAGCTTCCTTCTCGATGATGCCGCCGCCCTGAGCCTGGCCCGTCTGGCCCGGCTTGGTGTGGCGCTTCACGACGTTGAGCCCCTCGACGGTTGCGACGCCGTCCTTCGGAAAGACGGCCTTGACGATGCCGCGCTTGCCCTTTTCCTTGCCCCGACGCAGGACGACGGTGTCGCCCTTGACGATCTTCGGCTTGGCGACCGCCATCGTATTCACCGGACTGCCCATTTAGAGGACCTCCGGTGCCAGGCTGGCGATCTTCAGGAACCCGCGGTCGCGGAGTTCGCGGCAGACCGGGCCGAAGACGCGCGTCCCGCGCGGGTCGAGGTTGTCCTTGTCGCCTTTGATGATCACGCAGGCATTCTCGTCGAACTTGATCACCGAGCCATCGGGCCGGCGCATCGGCTGCGCCATGCGCACGACGACCGCCTTGACGACTTGGCCCTTCTTGACCGCGGCGCCCGGGATCGCACTCTTGACCGTGCCGACGATGATGTCGCCGACGTGCGCATAGGGATGACGCGAACCGCCGGCCACGTGGATGCAGAGCAGTTCGCGCGCGCCGGAGTTGTCGGCGACCTTGAGTCGAGTTTCTTGCTGAATCATTTTGCGCGCTCGAGAATCTCCACCAGACGCCAGCGCTTGTCACGCGACATCGGGCGGCATTCCTGGATCCGGACGAGATCGCCGGTCTTGGCGTCGTTCGTCTCGTCGTGCGCCTTGAAGCGCGACGACTGCCGGACGACCTTCTTGTAGACGGGATGGGGAACGCGGGTCTCGGTCACGACGACGATGGTCTTGTCCATCTTGTCGCTGGCGACGCGGCCCTGCTTGATGCGACGGCGGTTGACGCGGTCCACGGTGTTAGGCTGCTCCATGACGTGCCTCGGCAAGCCGCTTCTCGGAGATCGCGGTCTGGATCTGGGCATAGGTGCGGCGCACGATCTTCACCCGCGAAAAATCGCTGAGGTGGCCGGTGCGCAGGGAGAAGCGAAGGTTGAAGAGCTCTTCCTTCGTCTCTTTCGCGCGCTGTTCGAGCGCCGCGAGCGAGAGTTCGCGCAGTTCGCGCAGGTCGGTGCGCTTCATTACGATGCGACCTCGGCTTCCTGTTCGGCGCGCGTGACGACCTTGGTCGCGATCGGCAGCTTCTGCGCCGCCAGGCGCAGCGCTTCGCGCGCGACCGATTCCGGGACGCCGGCGAGCTCGAACAGCACGCGGCCCGGACGGACAACGGCGACCCAGAACTCGGGATTGCCCTTACCGGAACCCATGCGGACTTCGGCCGGCTTCTTCGTCACCGACTTGTCGGGGAAGATCTTGATCCAGACCTTGCCGCCGCGCTTGATGTGACGGGTCATCGCGATACGCGCCGCTTCGATCTGCCGGTTGGTCATCCACACCGGCTCGAGCGCCTGCAGGCCGTACTCGCCGAACGTCAGGGTGTTGCCGACCAGCGCCTTGCCGCGCATGCGGCCGCGGTGCTGGCGGCGCCACTTCACTCGCTTCGGAGTAAGCATCTCGTTCTAACCCTCGTTCTCGACCGCCGGAGCGCCGGGGCGTTCCGCGTCGTCGTGCGTCGCTTGCGTTTCGGGCGGGACCACCGACGTTTCCGTCGTCACGCCGTGGCCGTGCTGCGCGTTCGGGTCGTGCGTCACCGCGCCGGCGTGCGGCGCGTCGGGCTTGTTGCCCGCGGCCGACGGCGCGCCTTCGGTGATCGATTCGAGCGACTGCGCGTCGGCTTCCGCCGCGTGCAGCGCTTGCGTCGTGTCGAGACCGCCGCCGCGCGGAGCGCGGTCGCCGGCCGGACGCGGAGCACCGTCGCGGCCGCGGCCGCCGCGCGTTCCGCGACGGCTGTCGCGGAAGCGGGCATCGCCGGGGCGGCCCTGTGCGCCTTCGCGTTCGCCGCGCGGACCTTCGGGCAGCACTTCGCCTTTGTAGATCCACACCTTCACGCCAATGCGGCCGAAGGTCGTGAACGCTTCGACGTGCGCGTAGTCGATGTCGGCGCGCAGCGTGTGCAGCGGCACCTTGCCGTCGTGGTTGCGCTCGGTGCGCGCGATCTCGGCGCCGCCGAGACGGCCGGAGACCTGGACCTTGACGCCGCGCGCGCCGGCCTTCATGGTGCGCATGATCGCCTGCTTCATCGCGCGGCGGAAGGCGATGCGCTTCTCGAGCTGGTCGACGATGTTCTGACCGACGAGGCGCGCATCGAGCTCGATCTGCTTGATCTCGACGACGTTGACCTGGACTTGCTTCCCGGTCAGCTTCTCGAGGTTGCGGCGGATCTCGTCGATCCCGACGCCGCGCTTGCCGATGATGATCCCCGGCTTGCCGGTGTTGATGATCACGCGCGCCTGATTCGCACGGCGTTCGATCTCGACGCGCGATATCGCCGCGGCACGGGTCATCTTGCCGAAGTACTTGCGGATCCGCATGTCTTCATGGAGCCAGCTGGCGTAGTTCTTGTTCTCGAACCAGCGGCTGTCCCAGGTGCGGGTGATGCCGAGGCGCAGCCCGACGGGATGAATCTTCTGTCCCATATGTCCCTTACGCCCCCGCTCCGGCGGCAGCAGCGGTCTTCTTCCGGCGCGAAGCGGCCGGCTTCGACGTCGCGGCCTGCGCTTGGCGCTGGGTGCGCGTCGACAAACCGATCGCCGCGCCCGAGCGCTGCTTCGGCTGGTGTTTGGGCGGCTGCGGTCCGACCGCGATCGTGACGTGCGAGAGCCGCTTGCGCTTGAACGCCGCGCGCCCTTGTGCACGAGGATCGAGACGCTTGGTGAACCCGCCGCCGGGCCCGCCGTCGACGGTGATCCGCGTGACGAAGAGCCCATCGGAGCTCATGTCGTGGTTGTTCTCGGCGTTGGCGACCGCGCTGCGCAGCAGCTTCTCGATCGGCTCCGAGGCGAACACGCCCGAGAACTTCAGGAGCACGAGCGCTTCGCGCACGCTCTTGCCGCGGATCGCGTCGGCGACGCGGCGGAGCTTGCGCGGACCCATGCGCGCGAACTTCAGGTGCGCGACGGCTTCGGTACGGAGCGTGGCAACGGCGCTCATGTTATTTCACCGCTGCCTTGTCGCCGGCGTGACCCTTGAAGGTCCGCGTCGGCGAGAACTCGCCGAGCTTGTGCCCGACCATGTTCTCGGTGATGAACACCGGGATGTGCGCCTTGCCGTTGTGCACGGAGATCGTGTGGCCGACCATCTGCGGGACGATCGTCGACGCGCGCGACCAGGTCTTGATGACCCGCTTCTCGCGCGTCGAGTTCATCTTCTCGACCTTCGTCATAAGATGATCCGCAACGAACGGACCCTTTTTGAGTGAACGCCCCATGGTTACTTGGCCTTCCGCTTGCGGACAATCATCTTGGTCGTGCGCTTGTTGCGGCGCGTCTTTTTGCCCATCGTCATCTGACCCCAGGGCGTGGTCGGCGGACGTCCCGAGGTGGAACGCGCCTCACCGCCGCCGTGCGGATGGTCGACCGGGTTCATCGCGATGCCGCGCACCGACGGCCGCTTGCCGAGGTGCCGCTGACGGCCCGCTTTGCCGATCACTTCGTTCTCGTGATCGAGGTTGCCGAGCTGGCCGATCGTCGCGCGGCAAACGACCATGATCCTGCGGACTTCGCCCGAGGGCATGCGCACCTGCGCGTAGGCGCCTTCCTTGGCCATCAGCTGCGCGGCGCCGCCGGCGGCGCGCACGAGCTTCCCGCCTTCGCCCGGCGAAAGTTCGATGTTGTGGATGACCGTGCCGAGCGGAATGTTCGCGAGCGGGAGCGCGTTGCCGGTCTTGATGTCGGCGGCCGGTCCGGACTCGACGAGATCGCCGACCTTGAGCAGCGCGGGCGCGAGGATGTAGCGCTTCTCGCCGTCGCGGTAGTGCAGCAGCGCCAGGCGCGTCGTGCGATTGGGATCGTACTCGATCGCCGCGACCTTCGCCGGGATGCCGTCCTTGGTGCGCTTGAAGTCGACGATGCGGTACTGCTTGCGGTACCCGCCGCCTTTGTGCCGCGTCGTGATGTGGCCGTTGTTGTTGCGGCCCGAGTGCTTCTTCTTGATCTCGAGCAGCGACTTCTCCGGCGCCTTCTTCGAGACTTCGCTGAAGTCGGCGGTGGTGATGAAGCGGCGCGCGGCGCTGGTCGGTTTGTATTTCTTAACAGCCATCGTTATTGCTCAAAATAGTTGACGCCGCCCAGTTCGATCTTCTGGCCGGGGGCGATGGTGACGATGGCCTTCTTCCAATCCGACTGCGTGCCGGACGAACGGCGGCCGCGGCGGGCGAAGTTCTTACGCTTGCCCATCACGTTCACGGTGTTGACGGCGAGGACCGTGACGCCGAAGATCTCGGCGACCGCGGACTTGATCTGCGTCTTGGTGGCGAGCTTGTTCACCTCGAAGGTGTACTGCTGCTCGGCCGTCCCTGCCATCGACTTCTCGGTGATGAGCGGGGCGATGATGACGTCGCGCGCTTCCACTACTTTGACTCCTTGGCGAACTTGCTCGCGAGCGCGTCGTGCGCGGCGGCCGTGACGACCAGCCTCGCGTAACCGACGACGTCTTTCACGTCGAGCTCACCGGTGTGCGTCACCGCGACGCGCTCGAGGTTGCGGCCCGCGCGGCGCAGCGACGTGCCGACCGAAGCGAGCTCATCGGTTGCGAACACGACCAGCGTGCGCGCACCGTCCTTCGCCACCTTGGGCGAACCGAACAGCAGCGTCGCGAACGCTTTGGTCTTGGTGAGGTTCAACGAGGCCGTGTCGAGGACGGTCACGCCGCCCGACTGGTACTTGTCGCTCAGCGCGGCGATCATCGCGGCGCGGCGTTCTTTCTTGTTGAGACTCGAGACGTACGAGCGCGGCTGCGGGCCGAACACGACGCCGCCGTGTGCCCACTGCGGCGAACGGGTCGAACCCTGACGCGCGCGGCCGGTGCCCTTTTGCTTCCACGGTTTCTTGCCGCCGCCGCGGACTTCGTCGCGCTTCTTCGTCTTGTGCGTCCCGGAGCGGCGGTTCGCGAGCTCGCGGAACACCGCCCGGAAGACCGCGTTGGCCTTGCCGTCGGTCGAACCGCTGAATGCGGCCGGCGTCTCGACGTCGCGCACGGCTTTGCCTTGCGTATCGATGACCTGTGCCATTACGCGCTCGCCTTGACTTTGACGGACTGCTGCACGATCACGAGGCCGTTCTTCGGCCCCGGGACGGGCCCGCGGACCAGCAGCAGGTTGCGTTCCGCGTCGGCGCGGACGACTTCCAGATTCTGATGCGTCACGCGATCGACGCCGTAATGACCCGGACGGCGCGAGCCGCGGTGGGTGTGGCCCGAGTTGGTATCGCCGTTCGAGGCCGGCTGGCGATGGATCATCGAACCATGGCTGGCGCCGCCGCCCGAGAAGTTCCAGCGCTTGATGCCGCCGGCGAAGCCGTGGCCTTTCGAGATACCGCAGACGTCGACGCGGTCGCCGGCGGCGAAACCGTCGACGGTGATCGTCGCGCCGACGTCGACGCCGTCGATCCCCGTGCGGAACTCGCGGATGTCGCGCTTGGGCGCAACGCCGGCTTTCTTATAATGACCCTGCATCGCTTTGGTGTGGCGCGACGGCTTGATGTCGCCGAACGCCAGCGCGACGGCTTCGTAGCCGTCGGTTTCCCTGGTCTTCTTTTGCACTACGGTACACGGACCGGCTTGGATCACGGTGACCGGAACGCTCCGGCCGTCCTCCGTGAACACGCTGGTCATCCCGACCTTCCGGCCGATGATGTTCTTCACGTTGATCGTTCCTGCTGGGAAATCCACGGATCCTGGCGTATCTGCTACGCCTTCCGCCGCGAACGCCAAAACGACGCCCGCGACGCGGACCACAACCGGCATAGTCTACCGGAGTACCGCAAAAACGTCAAGGGTCACCACGGTGCCTGGCGTCTGACACGGGATCCCTCAATCTCGTCAGGCCGGAACGGCCTGCCGGTCGGCGTGATCGTACACACGGTGGGAACGGAGCGCGCCGACCAGATCGGACTCCGGTTCACGAACTCCGGCGACGGCAAGAAGGCCGAGTGCATTGCCGGCGGCGGCTACGGCTTTTCCGTGCTTGTATGCCTCGGTGAGGAAATGGACCGCGTCGCCGAGCTGAGCAAGCTCCTCGGCACCGCCGGCGACGAACGCCGCATCAAAACCGACCGACGGCATCGTCACGATGGTGTGGTCGACGGTGAGTGTCTGGCCGTCCGCAGTTTGCACCGTCCCAAGCCGGGGAGCGAGAACCAGGGCCGTTGCGCCTTTGCTTTCGAGCGCCGCGCGCAGGTCCGCAACGGCAACGCCGTCAGCGCCGTCGGCAACGAGGATGGCGACTTTGCGGCCGCGGATTCCGTCGGAGGGCTGGTTTGCGAGGCTCAGCGCCGACGACGAGTCAGCCCGTGCATTTGCCGCGCCGCGGCCCAATCCGGTGGCCGCAGGCGGGTGCATCCCGAGCTGCTGCGCCACGCGCGAAACCAGCGTGGCATCGACATTCGCGAGCCGTTCGAGGACCCTGGAACGGATGGCCGGCCGCGTCACCTTGGCGAGCTCGAACGCGAAGGCGTTGACAATGTGCTCTTTTTCCCAATCCGCCTGACTGTTCCAGAAGAGCGTCGCCTGTGAGTAGTGGTCGGCGAACGACGAGGCGCGCACTCGTCGCTTGTCGCCCTGCAGGCGTTCGAGATAGCTTGCGAATCCGCCGCGCTCGATCGGCACTTCCCGCGGCCAATTCTCGCCGATGGAGTTCGGCTCATAATTGACGGTTCCGACCCGGATCTCACTCTGATGCAACGCGTCCTGCTGGTTGTTCGCGAACGGCAACGGGGGCGATTGATCGGAAGCTGATGGAAGTTGGGGCCGCCCAGCCGGGAGAGCTGCGTGTCGAGATACGAGAAGATACGACCCTGCAGCAGCGGATCGTTGCTGAAGTCGATGCCCGGAACGACGTGGGAGACGCAAAACGCGACCTGCTCGGTCTCCGCGAAGAAATTATCGGGATTTCGGTTGAGGGTCATCTTGCCGATGCGCCGCACGGGCACCAGCTCTTCGGGGATCAGCTTCGTCGCGTCGAGAACGTCGAAATCGAAGCCGTCGGCCTGCGCGTCGTCAAACGTTTGGATTCCTAATTCGAACTCCGGATAGTTGCCCGCCTCGATCGACGACCACAGGTCGGCACGATTGAAGTCGGGGTTTTTGCCTGCGAGCTTTTGCGCCTCGTCCCAGACGAGAGAGTGAGCTCCGGCAAGCGGCTTCCAGTGAAACTTGACGAACGTCGCCCGCCCTTGACCATCGATCAAACGGTAAGTGTGGACTCCGAAGCCCTCCATCATCGCGTAAGAACGGGGAATCGCGCGGTCGGACATCAGCCACAAGAGCATGTGGGTTGACTCGGGCGTGAGCGAACAGAAATCCCAAAACGAATCGTGCGCGGAAGACGCCTGGGGAATCTCGTTGTGCGGTTCCGGTTTCACCGCGTGCACGAAATCGGGAAATTTGATTGCATCCTGGATGAAAAAGACCGGCATGTTGTTGCCGACCAGATCGTAAACTCCCTCATCGGTGTAGAACTTCACCGCGAATCCGCGAACGTCGCGCACCGTATCTGCCGAACCCCGCGAACCGCCGACGGTCGAGAAGCGCACGAAGACGGGCGTGTCTCGGGAAGGATCGCAGAGAAACGACGCTCGTGTCAGTTCGCCGAGCGACTCGTAGACCTTAAAGACGCCGTGCGCCCCCGCACCGCGTGCATGAACGACCCGCTCGGGGATGCGCTCATGATCGAAATGCGTGATCTTCTCACGCAAAATAAAATCTTCGAGCAGCGTCGGGCCGCGTTCCCCGGCGCGAAGTGAGTTCTGATCGTCGGCGATCGTAACGCCCTGATTGGTCGTAAGATTCTTGTTCGCCGGATCGACGCGGAACGCGTCGAGATCCGGGCGCGCTGAAGAGCCGCTGGACGCGCCGTTGCGCTTACCGTGCCGATGCCGTGCCATGATAGTACTCATGCCCGCAAAGCCGTGCGCCGAAGCACGGTTACGCGCCTGGCGAAACCCCGGCTTTCGCCGGACGTCGCGCAGCTACGGTGCCGGTGCAGACACCTTGGTTATTTCCGGTCCGACCGTTCCGTCGCCGCGGTGGTGGAAGATGAAGCCGTTCCCCTCGGAGCCCTTGCCGAAGGCCATCTGGCAGACCGGCGTGCCGTCGATGTCGATCCCGCGGGCGCGTGCCTCGCGGACGAATGCGTACATGTCGTCGACCGCAAACATCAGGCCGTCGCTGGTCCGGAACTCCTGCCCCTTGTAGGCCCCGAACGCCTCCCCGCCGGGAAGACCCATTCGCTGAAGAACTCGGGCATCGTCATCGTCGGCGCCTCGCCGAAGAGGTCCGTGTAGACCTCGGTGAAGCGTCGGAGATCCTGGGCCCAGTAATACGCGCCGCCGAGCCCCTCCACGCGTGCCGGTATAGTCGGATCCCTCCGTTCGGTTGTGCAACACGGCCAGTGGTTCGCGCCGACCCCGCGCGGGCGCCTACCTCGCCCTGAAGACCGGCGTGGTCCGCCGTCGGCAACTGACGGCGGGAGTCGCGGCGTGCGAATGCGCGGCGCACACGCCTTCACGCCGGCTTCATAGCCCGATCAGCCGATATCGAGCCCGAGGTCGAGGATGCGCGCGCTGTGGGTCAGCGCGCCCGACGAGATCAAATCCACCCCGGTCTCGGCGACGGCCCGCACCGTCGCGGCATCGATCCGCCCCGACGCCTCGAGGAGCGCGCGGCCCGCGGTGCGGCGTACCGCTTCGCGCAGATCGCCGACCGCAAAGTTGTCGAGGAGTACGATGTCGGCGCGGGCCGCGAGCGCCTCATCGAGCTGGTCGAGGGTATCGACCTCGATCTCGATCTTCACCAGATGCCCGGCGCGGCGGCGCGCCGCCTCGATCGCCGGTGCGATCCCGCCGGCGATCGCCACGTGGTTGTCCTTGATGAGGATCGCGTCGTCGAGCCCGAACCGGTGATTGGAGCCGCCGCCGTCCCGTACGGCGGCTTTTTCAAGCGCGCGCAGGCCCGGCGTCGTCTTGCGGGTATCGGCGATCGACACGCGCGTCCCCGCAACCGCGTCGACGAGCCGCGCAGTCGCCGTCGCGATCCCGCTGAGCCGGCACAAGAGATTGAGCGCCGTCCGCTCGCCGGTGAGGATCGAGCGCAACGGTCCCGTGATGACCACGACCACGCTGCCGGGTTCGACTCGGCCGCCGTCGGGAATGCGCACGGCGACGGCGACCTTCGGATCGAGGACCGCGAAGGTGCGCTCGAGGGCAAAAACCCCCGAGACCACGCCGGCTTCGCGCGCGACGACCCGCGCGTCTCCGAGCGCGCCGGGAGGTACGATCGCGTCGGTGGTCAGATCGCCGGCCCGGCTCAGGTCTTCGCGGAGCGCGGCACGCACGACGTCGTCGACCAGCAATGCGATCACGACGCGGACTTCATGCGATCGCGATCATCCGTTCTACCGCCGCGAGCGCGCGTACGCGCACCGCTTCGTCGACGACGATTTCATCCTGCAGGGTCTCGAGCGAGCGCAGGATCTTCGGCAGGGTATTGCGCTTCATGTGCGGACACAGGTTGCACGGCCGCACGAACTCGACGTTCGCGAACTGCGCGGCGACGTTGTCGCTCATCGAGCACTCCGTCAGCAGCACGACTTTCTGCGGTGCGCGATCCCGCACGAAATCGATCATCGCGGCGGTCGAACCGGCGAAATCGGCGGCGGCGATCACGTCCGGCGGGCACTCGGGATGCGCGATCACCAGCAGGCCGTCCTCACCCTCGCGCAGCCGATCGACGTCGATCGCGCGGAAGCGTTCGTGCACTTCGCAGCGGCCGTGCCACGAGATGATCTCGACCGCCGTCTGCGAGGCGACGTAATGGGCGAGAAACGCGTCGGGGATCAGGATGACGCGCGGCACGCCGAGCGACTCGACGACCTTGACGGCGTTCGAGGACGTGCAGCAGACGTCCGATTCCGCCTTCACCTCGGCGCTGGTGTTCACGTAGGTGACGACGGGGACGCCGCGATGCTTCGCGCG is a genomic window containing:
- the rplV gene encoding 50S ribosomal protein L22, translated to MSAVATLRTEAVAHLKFARMGPRKLRRVADAIRGKSVREALVLLKFSGVFASEPIEKLLRSAVANAENNHDMSSDGLFVTRITVDGGPGGGFTKRLDPRAQGRAAFKRKRLSHVTIAVGPQPPKHQPKQRSGAAIGLSTRTQRQAQAATSKPAASRRKKTAAAAGAGA
- the rpsS gene encoding 30S ribosomal protein S19, yielding MGRSLKKGPFVADHLMTKVEKMNSTREKRVIKTWSRASTIVPQMVGHTISVHNGKAHIPVFITENMVGHKLGEFSPTRTFKGHAGDKAAVK
- the rplB gene encoding 50S ribosomal protein L2; the protein is MAVKKYKPTSAARRFITTADFSEVSKKAPEKSLLEIKKKHSGRNNNGHITTRHKGGGYRKQYRIVDFKRTKDGIPAKVAAIEYDPNRTTRLALLHYRDGEKRYILAPALLKVGDLVESGPAADIKTGNALPLANIPLGTVIHNIELSPGEGGKLVRAAGGAAQLMAKEGAYAQVRMPSGEVRRIMVVCRATIGQLGNLDHENEVIGKAGRQRHLGKRPSVRGIAMNPVDHPHGGGEARSTSGRPPTTPWGQMTMGKKTRRNKRTTKMIVRKRKAK
- the rplW gene encoding 50S ribosomal protein L23, with protein sequence MEARDVIIAPLITEKSMAGTAEQQYTFEVNKLATKTQIKSAVAEIFGVTVLAVNTVNVMGKRKNFARRGRRSSGTQSDWKKAIVTIAPGQKIELGGVNYFEQ
- the rplD gene encoding 50S ribosomal protein L4 — translated: MAQVIDTQGKAVRDVETPAAFSGSTDGKANAVFRAVFRELANRRSGTHKTKKRDEVRGGGKKPWKQKGTGRARQGSTRSPQWAHGGVVFGPQPRSYVSSLNKKERRAAMIAALSDKYQSGGVTVLDTASLNLTKTKAFATLLFGSPKVAKDGARTLVVFATDELASVGTSLRRAGRNLERVAVTHTGELDVKDVVGYARLVVTAAAHDALASKFAKESK
- the rplC gene encoding 50S ribosomal protein L3; this encodes MDFPAGTINVKNIIGRKVGMTSVFTEDGRSVPVTVIQAGPCTVVQKKTRETDGYEAVALAFGDIKPSRHTKAMQGHYKKAGVAPKRDIREFRTGIDGVDVGATITVDGFAAGDRVDVCGISKGHGFAGGIKRWNFSGGGASHGSMIHRQPASNGDTNSGHTHRGSRRPGHYGVDRVTHQNLEVVRADAERNLLLVRGPVPGPKNGLVIVQQSVKVKASA
- the nadC gene encoding carboxylating nicotinate-nucleotide diphosphorylase, yielding MIALLVDDVVRAALREDLSRAGDLTTDAIVPPGALGDARVVAREAGVVSGVFALERTFAVLDPKVAVAVRIPDGGRVEPGSVVVVITGPLRSILTGERTALNLLCRLSGIATATARLVDAVAGTRVSIADTRKTTPGLRALEKAAVRDGGGSNHRFGLDDAILIKDNHVAIAGGIAPAIEAARRRAGHLVKIEIEVDTLDQLDEALAARADIVLLDNFAVGDLREAVRRTAGRALLEASGRIDAATVRAVAETGVDLISSGALTHSARILDLGLDIG
- the nadA gene encoding quinolinate synthase NadA; this translates as MIDTLPFTPEIEARTRPVYERAKAVIPAAEWPLFAPYVDAIARLKRERNAVILAHNYQTPEIFHGVADIVGDSLQLAREAQRAEADVIMVCGVHFMGQTAKILNPERTVIVPDARAGCSLAESITAADVRMLRAKHRGVPVVTYVNTSAEVKAESDVCCTSSNAVKVVESLGVPRVILIPDAFLAHYVASQTAVEIISWHGRCEVHERFRAIDVDRLREGEDGLLVIAHPECPPDVIAAADFAGSTAAMIDFVRDRAPQKVVLLTECSMSDNVAAQFANVEFVRPCNLCPHMKRNTLPKILRSLETLQDEIVVDEAVRVRALAAVERMIAIA